The region AGGCCCGCGCGCACAACCCAGTACAGGTCCAGTTCGAATTTTACCAAATCAGGATCCGTCTCGTTCAGCAGGATCTCATAGCCGGTGGTGTCACCAAACTTCTCAAACTCGAAGTCGTGGTTGTGGTAGGCCACCTGCAGACCAGCGGCCTTACATGCTTCCCCAGCCTTAGAAAGCCGCTCCGCTACGCGCTGGTAGTCAGCGGCGCTCTGGCGTAGCTGCTGGCCCAAGTATGGGGCGATGATGTACTTCATGTCCACGGCCTTTGCCGCTTCGATATAGGATTTCAGCTCCTCCTCATTTCCCTCCCCAATGTATGAATCCAGGCCAAAGTGGCCGCTCGGGGCGGTCAGGTTATGCTGCTTGAGCAGCTCGGAAAACTCTTTTGGCTGCATCCCGAAAAAGCCGCGCTCCTTAGAGTAACCGAAGGTCTCTACCTCCCTGTACCCAGCCTGGGCCACCTTCCCGATCACGCCCTTGGCATCTTTTGGCAACTCCTCACGCAGCGTGTACAGCTGTATGCCGATATTTTTAGTGTCTGCCTTGGCCACCATGCAGCTCGGCGCAATGAGTATACCTGCTGTCAGCAAACCTGCCTGCTGCAGAAAACTTCGTCTTGTTGTCATGTATAATTTTCTCGTTAGGAGTTGATCTTTCAGTAAGGTGAAATTTATACTTTTTACTGCAGCTTATACATCGCAGATCTCAATAGACTGCCGGAGCGAGGCAAGTTTATCGTTCCGCTTGGGCACAAACTCCTGCGCCACATAGCCCTTGAAGCCCGTCTCCACAATGGCCTTCATGATGGCCGGATAGTAGAGCTCCTGCGTCTCGTCTATCTCGTTGCGGCCCGGCACGCCGGCCGTGTGGTAATGGGCGATGTAGGGGTGATTGTTGCGGATGGTGCGGATCACGTCGCCCTCGTCTATCTGCATGTGGTAGATGTCGTAGAGCAGCTTAAAGTTTTCGGAGCCGAGCCTTTTGACCAGTTCCACGCCCCAGGCCGTCTTGTCCGCCTGGTAATCCTTGTGGTCTACCTTGCTGTTGAGCAGCTCCATCACCAGGGTAACGTTGTGCTTCTCGGCCAGCGGCAGCAGCTGCTTCAAGCCTTCCACGCAGTTGTTCCAGCCTTCTTCATCGGTTTTGCCCCGGCGGTTGCCGCTAAAGCAGATCAGGTTTTTATACCCTGCCTTCGCCACCCTCGGGATCATCTCCGAATAGCTCTTGATCAGTTTCGCGTGGAACTGCTTGTCGTTAAAGCCGTCCACCAGGTTAATCTCGGCGCCATTGCACATCGAGGACTCCAGGCCATACTTCTGCAGCATAGGCCAATCTTCCGGGCCTACCAGGTCAATGCCTTTAATGCCCATCGCCTTGGCCTCTTTGCAAAGCTCCTCCACCGAAAGGTGGCCGAAACACCAGCGGCTGACGGCGTGATTAATGTTTCCTTTCAATTTATTCGTGGTTTCAGCGGCCTTCTGCTCTTGCGCGCAAGCGGTAAGTGCGGGCAAAACGCTGGCCGCGGTGATGGTGGCTGTCCCAGCCATGATTTTTTTAATAGAGCTTCTGCGGCTCGTATTTTGTGACATGTCGTTAAGGGTGTTTTATGGTAAGCTTGTCAGTTCCTGTCTTTCAGTTTCGGTACCGTAAGGCTTGGTGGTTGTGTTGGCAGGCTCTTTGTCATCGCGGAAGAAGACAATGAACAGCAGGGCTACCACGGCGGCAATGCCAGCCGGCACCAGCCACACGCTCTGCCAGAAGTTCTCCACGTCTGCCGCCCGGTAGTACTCGCTGATAAAGCCGGCCACCCAGAAACCGATCAGCATGCCCACGCCATAGGTGGCCAGCGTCACCAGCCCCTGGGCCGAGCTTTTATACTTCTCCCCTGCCCTGGCATCGGTATAGATCTGGCCGGACACAAAGAAGAAGTCGTAGCAGATACCATGCAGGGCGATGCCCAGGATCAGCATGAAGGAAAGCTCCCCGGCGTTGCCGTAGGCAAACAGCACATAACGCAGCGCCCAGGCGGCCATACCTACCAGTATGGTTTTCTTAAAGCCAAACCTGGAGAAGAAAACCGGCAGCAGCAGCAGGAACAGCACCTCCGAGATCTGCCCGATCGTCATCTTACCCGTCGGGTTCTCCAGCCCAATATCGGTCAGGAAGGGGTTGGCGTTCTGGTAGTAGAAGGCCAGCGGGATACAGATAAGGATGGAGGCGATGAAAAAGATAAGGAAGTTCCTGTTCTGCAACAGTTTGATGGCGTCCAGCCCCAGGATCTCGGAGATGGAGCTGCTCTTCTCCTGGCTCTTCACCGGCGGCGTTTTCGGGAGCATGAAGCTGTACACGCCCAGTATAAGGGAGGCGATGCCGGCCATCATGAACGTATTTCTCAGCAGCCCCTCGCCAATTCCTGCGGCCGAGTCCCAGTGGAAGATGTAGCTGATCGAAAGGCCTGCCGCGATCCAGCCGATGGTGCCCCACACGCGGATCACGGAGAATTCTTTTTCCGGGTTCTGCATCTGCCTGAACGAAACGGAGTT is a window of Pontibacter kalidii DNA encoding:
- a CDS encoding sugar phosphate isomerase/epimerase family protein — encoded protein: MTTRRSFLQQAGLLTAGILIAPSCMVAKADTKNIGIQLYTLREELPKDAKGVIGKVAQAGYREVETFGYSKERGFFGMQPKEFSELLKQHNLTAPSGHFGLDSYIGEGNEEELKSYIEAAKAVDMKYIIAPYLGQQLRQSAADYQRVAERLSKAGEACKAAGLQVAYHNHDFEFEKFGDTTGYEILLNETDPDLVKFELDLYWVVRAGLDPVALFKQHPGRFELWHVKDMDKANPKLNTEIGSGSINYKQIFENAETAGLKHIIVEQENFAKDPFESIAQSHTYVKDNLL
- a CDS encoding hydroxypyruvate isomerase family protein; this encodes MSQNTSRRSSIKKIMAGTATITAASVLPALTACAQEQKAAETTNKLKGNINHAVSRWCFGHLSVEELCKEAKAMGIKGIDLVGPEDWPMLQKYGLESSMCNGAEINLVDGFNDKQFHAKLIKSYSEMIPRVAKAGYKNLICFSGNRRGKTDEEGWNNCVEGLKQLLPLAEKHNVTLVMELLNSKVDHKDYQADKTAWGVELVKRLGSENFKLLYDIYHMQIDEGDVIRTIRNNHPYIAHYHTAGVPGRNEIDETQELYYPAIMKAIVETGFKGYVAQEFVPKRNDKLASLRQSIEICDV
- a CDS encoding nucleoside permease; the protein is MNSLTRFKLSFMMFLEFFIWGAWFVTLGTFLGNNLKATELETASVFSTQSFGAIIAPFIIGLIADKYFNAERILGVLHLIGAFLMYQMYSADNVGDFYPYVLAYMIAYMPTLALVNSVSFRQMQNPEKEFSVIRVWGTIGWIAAGLSISYIFHWDSAAGIGEGLLRNTFMMAGIASLILGVYSFMLPKTPPVKSQEKSSSISEILGLDAIKLLQNRNFLIFFIASILICIPLAFYYQNANPFLTDIGLENPTGKMTIGQISEVLFLLLLPVFFSRFGFKKTILVGMAAWALRYVLFAYGNAGELSFMLILGIALHGICYDFFFVSGQIYTDARAGEKYKSSAQGLVTLATYGVGMLIGFWVAGFISEYYRAADVENFWQSVWLVPAGIAAVVALLFIVFFRDDKEPANTTTKPYGTETERQELTSLP